One segment of Cynocephalus volans isolate mCynVol1 chromosome 8, mCynVol1.pri, whole genome shotgun sequence DNA contains the following:
- the LOC134384427 gene encoding protein CASC3-like produces the protein MWILPRHRVFRKTADRRRQRASQDTEDEESGASGSDSCGSPARGGGSCSGSAGGGGSGGSLPSRRGGRAGALPLRRLDSGGAKSAEESECESEDGIEGDAVLSDYESAEDSEGEEGEYSEEEHSKVELKSEANDAANSSAKEEKGEEKPDTKGTVTGERRSGDGQERTEPVENKVGEKGPKHLDDDEDRKNPAYIPRKGLFFEHDLRGQTQEEEVRPKGRQRKLWKDEGRWEHDKFREDEQAPKSRQELIAFYGYDIRSAHNPDDIKPRRIRKPRFGSPPQRDPNWIGEWPNKSHRYQGLGGTLPPRTFINRNAAGTGRTSAPRNYSRSGCFKEGRAGFRPVEAGGQHGGRAGETAKHETSYRSGHLEYTPVRDPSPEADAPVLGSPEKEEAASETPAVAPDTAPPAPDRPIEKKSYSRARRTRTKVGDAVKVAEEVPPPPEGLTSTPPVAETAPPPPTRTGNWETTVDSTAGGLEQDVSQLNIAEQNWSPGQPSFLQPRELRGMPNHIHMGAGPPPQFNRMEEMGVQGGRAKRYSSQRQRPVPEPPTPPVHISIMEGHYYDPLQFQGPIYTHGDSPAPLPPQGMIVQPEMHLPHPGLHPHQTPAPLPNPGLYPPPVSMSPGQPPPQQLLAPAYFSAPGVMNFGNPSYPYAPGALPPPPPPHLYPNTQAPSQVYGGVTYYNPAQQQVQPKPSPPRRTPQPVTIKPLPPEVVSRGSS, from the exons ATGTGGATACTGCCAAGACATCGG gtTTTCCGTAAGACGGCGGACCGGCGGCGGCAGCGCGCTTCGCAGGACACCGAGGACGAAGAATCTGGCGCTTCGGGCTCAGACAGCTGTGGCTCCCCGGCGCGGGGTGGCGGCAGCTGCAGCGGTAGCGCTGGAGGCGGCGGGAGCGGTGGTTCTCTGCCTTCACGGCGCGGAGGCCGAGCCGGGGCCCTTCCTCTGCGGCGGCTGGACAGCGGGGGAGCTAAGAGCGCTGAGGAGTCGGAGTGTGAGAGTGAAGATGGCATTGAGGGCGATGCCGTTTTGTCGGATTATGAAAGTGCAGAAGACTCAGAAGGTGAAGAAGGGGAATACAGTGAAGAGGAACACTCCAAAGTGGAGCTGAAATCGGAAGCTAATGATGCTGCGAATTCTTCagcaaaggaagagaagggagaagaaaagccTGACACCAAAGGCACTGTGACTGGAGAGAGGCGAAGTGGGGATGGACAGGAGCGCACAGAGCCTGTGGAGAACAAAGTGGGTGAAAAGGGCCCTAAGCATTTGGATGATGATGAAGATCGGAAGAATCCAGCATACATACCCCGGAAAGGGCTCTTCTTTGAGCATGATCTTCGAGGGCAAACCCAGGAGGAAGAAGTCAGACCCAAGGGGCGTCAGCGAAAGCTATGGAAGGATGAGGGTCGCTGGGAGCATGACAAGTTCCGGGAAGATGAGCAGGCCCCAAAGTCCCGACAAGAGCTCATTGCTTTTTATGGCTATGACATCCGCTCAGCTCACAATCCTGATGACATCAAACCTCGAAGAATCCGGAAACCCCGGTTTGGGAGTCCTCCACAAAGAGATCCTAATTGGATTGGTGAATGGCCAAACAAGTCCCATCGCTACCAGGGTCTTGGGGGTACCCTGCCACCAAGGACATTTATTAACAGGAATGCTGCAGGTACTGGCCGCACGTCTGCACCCAGGAATTACTCTCGATCTGGGTGCTTCAAGGAAGGTCGTGCTGGTTTTAGGCCTGTGGAGGCTGGTGGGCAGCATGGCGGTCGGGCCGGTGAGACTGCTAAGCATGAGACTAGTTATCGGTCAGGGCACCTGGAGTATACCCCTGTGAGGGATCCATCTCCAGAAGCAGATGCACCAGTGCTTGGCAGTCCTGAGAAGGAAGAGGCAGCCTCAGAGACACCAGCTGTGGCTCCTGACACTGCACCACCAGCCCCTGACAGGCCAATTGAGAAGAAATCCTATTCCCGGGCAAGAAGAACCCGAACCAAAGTTGGAGATGCAGTCAAGGTTGCAGAGGAGGTACCCCCGCCACCCGAAGGGCTGACCTCAACACCTCCAGTCGCAGAAACTGCCCCTCCTCCACCGACTAGGACTGGGAACTGGGAGACTACAGTGGATTCTACTGCAGGTGGACTTGAGCAAGACGTATCACAACTAAATATAGCAGAACAGAATTGGAGTCCGGGGCAGCCTTCATTCCTGCAACCACGGGAGCTTCGGGGTATGCCTAACCACATACACATGGGAGCAGGACCTCCACCTCAGTTTAACCGGATGGAGGAAATGGGTGTCCAGGGTGGTCGAGCCAAACGCTATTCATCTCAGCGGCAGAGACCTGTGCcagagccccccaccccacctgtgcATATCAGTATCATGGAGGGACATTACTATGATCCACTGCAGTTCCAGGGACCAATCTATACCCATGGTGACAGCCCTGCCCCACTGCCTCCACAGGGCATGATTGTGCAGCCAGAAATGCACCTTCCCCACCCAGGTTTACATCCCCATCAGACACCAGCGCCTCTGCCCAATCCAGGCCTCTATCCCCCACCAGTGTCCATGTCTCCAGGACAGCCACCACCTCAGCAGTTGCTTGCTCCTGCATACTTTTCTGCTCCAGGCGTCATGAACTTTGGTAATCCCAGTTACCCTTATGCCCCAGGGGCACtgcctcccccaccacctcctcatCTGTATCCTAATACGCAGGCCCCATCGCAGGTATATGGAGGAGTGACCTACTATAACCCTGCCCAGCAGCAAGTGCAGCCAAAGCCCTCCCCACCCCGGAGGACTCCTCAGCCAGTCACTATCAAGCCCCTTCCACCTGAGGTTGTAAGCAGGGGTTCCAGTTAA